In the Nitratiruptor sp. YY09-18 genome, GAGAGAGTGCAAAAATATAGATGAAAATACAATAAAGAAATTTTTTGATAATAATGATAACTACTATATCATCAAAGATCTTGTCAAAGAGAGAATCAATTTTTATGTTATGAATCTCTTTGATAAAAATCTCTTGCATTTTGGTAAGTACGATTTTATATTTTGTCGCAATCTCTTTATTTATCTTGATGATCAAAAGAAGCAAGAAGCTCTGCAAATCTTCCATACGCTTCTTAAAGAGGGCGGATATCTCTTTTTGAGTTTTTCAGACTACTTTAAAACACATCCAGGTTTTGTTAAAATTGCAATCGATAATAAGATCTATTACAAAAAGTCAGTTATATGAAAAAAGCAGTCTGTATTCTTAGTGGTGGAATGGATAGCAGTGTTGCAAGCTTTATAGCAAAAAAAGAGGGTTATGAAATTGTAGCACTCCACTTTAATTATTCTCAACGTACCCAAAATCGTGAACTCCAAGCTTTTCGCGATATTGCTCGAGTATTAGAGGCTAAAACATATGAGATAGATCTTCCTTTTTTCAAGCAGATTGGTGCTTCAGCTTTGGTGGATGAAAACCTTGAAGTTCCTACTGAAGGTATTAAACCAGGGGTTCCAATCACATATGTACCTTTTCGCAATGGCATATTTTTGAGTATTGCAGCTGCCATAGCAGAAAAGGAGCAGGCTGAAGCGATCTATATCGGTGTTGTAGAAGAGGATAGTAGTGGCTATCCAGATTGCACAGAGTCTTTTATCCAAGCGATGCAAAAAGCTATCAATCTTGGCACAAAAGATGAGACCCGCATACGTATCAAAACACCACTTATCCATCTCAAAAAAGAGGATATCGTGTCACTTGGAGCAGAGCTTGGTGTGCCTTTGGAACTTACTTGGAGCTGTTATAAAAATGAAGAGAAGGCATGTGGAGTGTGCGATAGCTGCAGATTACGTCTCAAAGGTTTTGCAAAAGCTGGACTGGAGGATAAGATCCCCTATGAGACTAAAGAAGTCTCATAGCTTGACTTCCTATATCCTCTTTATCGCTAGAAAAGTGTAAAGTAAGAAGCTTCTCACTCTTTTGTTTTAGCTCTTTATTGAGATGATCAAAAAACTCTTTTTTGATTTTTTTATGATCAGCACTACTTACCACTGCAATATTTATATTTCCTTTGCTACTTGGTAATTCATAAAACTCTATATCTTTGAAGCGGTTTTTAAGTAATTTCATCACAGGGAGGAGATACTGTTTGTAGTTTTGCAAAAACTTCTCTTTTTTTGCTAGCCTAGGATCAATAAACGCTGCAAGACGCACAGAGGAGAGGGAGCGATAGACTATTTCGAAGATAAATGTCGCAGCTAATACTATAAAACTAGATTTGAGATTTTGCGGATGGTGCTCATAGTTATACCCAACCAAGACAACAATTGAAATAACACAAAAGATAAAAGCTATAAAACTGATCCATCGATTTGAAGATGTCTCTTTGTAGAGCTTAAAATTGACATAATTGACGCTAGCAAAAATTATGAGAAATCCTAGACTTCCAGCTATGGAGATATTTTCTAAATTGAAAAATATTGCAAAGAAGGCTGAGAGGATGGCTAGTATCAACAGTCCTTCTGTTCCATGTTTCCACACTCTTTTGGTAAAATCTTGCGGAAGGCCCCCCGTTTTTGCTACTAGATAACTCACGCGAGCTCCACCATAGAGAGTAGCATTGATGGCACTTGAAGTTGAGAGCAGGGCTGCGATCCCAATTAAAATAAATCCAAAATCTCCCAAGAAGGGCTTTGCAGCAATCGCGAGAGCATAATCGCTATACTTTTGCACCTGCTCATATGTGAGATTTGCGACAGCCACTGCTGCTACAAGGACATAGATGATAATTGTAGTGATCACAGCAGCATAGTAGGCTCGTGGTAAATTCTTGGCTGGGTCTTTAATATCGGCTGCAGTATTGGCAATGAGTTCAAACCCCTCATATGCTAGAAAAATAATAAGTCCACCTGTCATAATTTTGATGACACTCTCATAGTACTTGGGTGAGAGCTTGTGAAAATCCCCTGTAAAAAAACCAAGTGCTACAAAAAGGAGCAAAATAGCGACTTTCAAAAAGACCATAATATCTTCACTCTTACCACTTACATAGGCTCCAAGAAAGTTGATGAGTGTAAAAATAGCTATCACTGCTACAATAAAAAGCTTTTTATACAGTTCAATCTCTTGGCCAAAGAAGAGTGCACTGGCATAACTCCCAAATGCGTAGGAATAAAGAGCTAACATGATGATATAACTGGCAAGAAGGAGGGTATTGAGATATCCGCTCACAAGATTGTTGCCAAATCCTTGGACCAAGAACTCAACAGTTCCCCCTTCACTTGGATAGCGGACAGAGAGTTTTGCGTAGGAGTAGGCAGTCAGAAGAGCAATGAGACCGGCAAATAAGAATGCGATAGGCGCAGCACCACGGGCAAGAAGGATTGTAAGGCCAAGGACTGCAAAAATACCTCCACCAATCATTCCTCCTACGCCGATAGCATAAGCTTCCCAAAAACCGATTTTTTTATCCATCTCGCATCTCGAGGTAGTTTTTAAGACCAAGGCTAGTCCATGCACGATTGTGTATCCAGTATGGCTCAATTTGCTGCCATACGCGCTTGAAATCAGCCGATTTTTTGCTCTGCTCAGCAATTACTTGCATCAAAGCCTTTTTCGCTGCTATTACAATCTCTTGCGGCCACTGCTCTAAATGAACACCTAGACTTTTGAGCTTTTGGAGGGCTCTTGCATTTTTATCTTGAAAGTTATATACCATTGTAGCGTTGAGCTCATTTGCAGCAGTTGCAATAAGTCCTTGTAAATCGTGAGGCAGTGAATCCCAAAACTTCTTATTGAAAGTGAGCTCTAATACACTTCCTGGCTCATGAAAACCGCTGTAGTAGTACTTGGCAACTTTATAAAATCCCATTTTGATATCAAGGGCCGGTCCCACCCACTCAGTCGCATCAATTGTGCCTCTATCGAGAGCCGTATAGATCTCACCAGCAGGTAACAGCACAGGATTGACACCAAGTTTTGCCATCACTTCGCCACCAAGACCAGGAATACGCATCTTAAGACCCTGAAGATCCTTAAGTGAGGTGATTTTTTTACGAAACCAACCACCCATCTGTACATCAGTATTGCCACCCAGAAGCGGATAGAGATTGTATTTGGCATAGAGCTCTCGCCATAGATCCAATCCACCTCCAAATAGCATCCATGCATTCATCTCATTGGAAGTAAAACCAAAGGGAAATCCACCAAAGAGACTAAAAGCTGCGTTTTTGCCTTTCCAGTAGTAGGGGCCTGAGTGGAAGGCTTCAATCTGTCCAGCACTACATGCATCAAAAACGCCAAGAGCAGGTACTAAGAGATTTTTTCCAAAAACTTTGATAACCACTTCACCATCGCTTGCCTCTTTGACCCTCTTGGCAAACTCTTCAACACCTTCTCCCATGATCGGAAATCCAGCTGGCCAACTTGTAGCAAGGCGTATAGTAATTTTGCGTTTTTTGG is a window encoding:
- the queC gene encoding 7-cyano-7-deazaguanine synthase QueC gives rise to the protein MKKAVCILSGGMDSSVASFIAKKEGYEIVALHFNYSQRTQNRELQAFRDIARVLEAKTYEIDLPFFKQIGASALVDENLEVPTEGIKPGVPITYVPFRNGIFLSIAAAIAEKEQAEAIYIGVVEEDSSGYPDCTESFIQAMQKAINLGTKDETRIRIKTPLIHLKKEDIVSLGAELGVPLELTWSCYKNEEKACGVCDSCRLRLKGFAKAGLEDKIPYETKEVS
- a CDS encoding APC family permease; its protein translation is MDKKIGFWEAYAIGVGGMIGGGIFAVLGLTILLARGAAPIAFLFAGLIALLTAYSYAKLSVRYPSEGGTVEFLVQGFGNNLVSGYLNTLLLASYIIMLALYSYAFGSYASALFFGQEIELYKKLFIVAVIAIFTLINFLGAYVSGKSEDIMVFLKVAILLLFVALGFFTGDFHKLSPKYYESVIKIMTGGLIIFLAYEGFELIANTAADIKDPAKNLPRAYYAAVITTIIIYVLVAAVAVANLTYEQVQKYSDYALAIAAKPFLGDFGFILIGIAALLSTSSAINATLYGGARVSYLVAKTGGLPQDFTKRVWKHGTEGLLILAILSAFFAIFFNLENISIAGSLGFLIIFASVNYVNFKLYKETSSNRWISFIAFIFCVISIVVLVGYNYEHHPQNLKSSFIVLAATFIFEIVYRSLSSVRLAAFIDPRLAKKEKFLQNYKQYLLPVMKLLKNRFKDIEFYELPSSKGNINIAVVSSADHKKIKKEFFDHLNKELKQKSEKLLTLHFSSDKEDIGSQAMRLL
- a CDS encoding TRAP transporter substrate-binding protein gives rise to the protein MQRRRFIATSALAGAAMLAGCKREEVKNFNISKKRKITIRLATSWPAGFPIMGEGVEEFAKRVKEASDGEVVIKVFGKNLLVPALGVFDACSAGQIEAFHSGPYYWKGKNAAFSLFGGFPFGFTSNEMNAWMLFGGGLDLWRELYAKYNLYPLLGGNTDVQMGGWFRKKITSLKDLQGLKMRIPGLGGEVMAKLGVNPVLLPAGEIYTALDRGTIDATEWVGPALDIKMGFYKVAKYYYSGFHEPGSVLELTFNKKFWDSLPHDLQGLIATAANELNATMVYNFQDKNARALQKLKSLGVHLEQWPQEIVIAAKKALMQVIAEQSKKSADFKRVWQQIEPYWIHNRAWTSLGLKNYLEMRDG